In Phyllopteryx taeniolatus isolate TA_2022b chromosome 6, UOR_Ptae_1.2, whole genome shotgun sequence, one genomic interval encodes:
- the nubpl gene encoding iron-sulfur protein NUBPL isoform X1 translates to MAHFTYARLSCSMTKYANRSFILQTGPQITAASACRLQFTRWHRSADPEALRERQRRQMARGLPKQKPIAGVQQVLVVASGKGGVGKSTTAVNLALALMANEPSKSVGLLDADVYGPSIPKMMNLKGNPELTDNNRMLPLTNYGVPCMSMGFLVDDDAPIAWRGLMVMSAVDKLLRQVEWGRLDYLVIDMPPGTGDVQLTVTQSVPVAGAVIVSTPQDVALMDARRGAEMFKKVNVPVLGLVQNMSAFRCPKCHHETAIFGSDGASQLADALGVALLGDVPLHANIRETSDRGKPVVVSSAGSPEALSYLKVASAVVRRLAEIDA, encoded by the exons ATGGCGCACTTCACTTACGCCAGACTTTCTTGTAGCATGACTAAATACGCCAACAGATCGTTCATTTTACAAACCGGACCACAAATAACAGCTGCGTCTGCCTGCCGTTTACAGTTTACACGCTGGCAC AGGTCGGCGGACCCCGAGGCCTTGCGGGAGCGTCAGAGGCGGCAGATGGCTCGAGGCCTCCCCAAGCAGAAGCCCATCGCGGGGGTCCAGCAGGTGCTGGTGGTGGCTTCCGGGAAAGGCGGCGTGGGAAAGTCCACCACGGCGG TCAACTTGGCGCTGGCGTTGATGGCCAACGAGCCG tCCAAGTCTGTAGGTCTGCTGGACGCCGACGTCTACGGTCCGTCCATCCCCAAAATGATGAACCTCAAGGGCAACCCGGAGCTCACTGACA ACAATCGGATGCTCCCGCTCACCAACTACGGCGTCCCCTG TATGTCGATGGGCTTCCTGGTGGACGACGACGCCCCCATCGCGTGGAGGGGCCTCATGGTCATGTCGGCCGTCGACAAGCTGCTCAGACAA GTGGAGTGGGGCCGTCTGGACTACCTGGTGATCGACATGCCTCCCGGGACGGGCGACGTACAGCTGACCGTCACGCAGAGCGTCCCCGTAGCAG GCGCCGTGATCGTGTCCACCCCGCAGGACGTCGCCCTGATGGACGCCCGCAGGGGGGCCGAGATGTTCAAGAAAGTCAACGTGCCG GTCCTGGGCCTGGTGCAGAACATGAGCGCATTCCGGTGCCCCAAGTGCCACCACGAGACGGCCATCTTCGGCTCGGACGGCGCCTCGCAGCTGGCGGACGCCTTGGGAGTCGCATTATTAG GTGACGTTCCTCTTCACGCCAACATCCGAGAAACGTCCGACCGAGGGAAACCCGTCGTCGTGTCCTCGGCGGGCAGCCCGGAG GCTCTGTCGTACCTGAAAGTGGCGAGCGCGGTCGTCCGCAGGCTG
- the nubpl gene encoding iron-sulfur protein NUBPL isoform X2, protein MAHFTYARLSCSMTKYANRSFILQTGPQITAASACRLQFTRWHRSADPEALRERQRRQMARGLPKQKPIAGVQQVLVVASGKGGVGKSTTAVNLALALMANEPSKSVGLLDADVYGPSIPKMMNLKGNPELTDNNRMLPLTNYGVPCMSMGFLVDDDAPIAWRGLMVMSAVDKLLRQVEWGRLDYLVIDMPPGTGDVQLTVTQSVPVAGRRPDGRPQGGRDVQESQRAGPGPGAEHERIPVPQVPPRDGHLRLGRRLAAGGRLGSRIIR, encoded by the exons ATGGCGCACTTCACTTACGCCAGACTTTCTTGTAGCATGACTAAATACGCCAACAGATCGTTCATTTTACAAACCGGACCACAAATAACAGCTGCGTCTGCCTGCCGTTTACAGTTTACACGCTGGCAC AGGTCGGCGGACCCCGAGGCCTTGCGGGAGCGTCAGAGGCGGCAGATGGCTCGAGGCCTCCCCAAGCAGAAGCCCATCGCGGGGGTCCAGCAGGTGCTGGTGGTGGCTTCCGGGAAAGGCGGCGTGGGAAAGTCCACCACGGCGG TCAACTTGGCGCTGGCGTTGATGGCCAACGAGCCG tCCAAGTCTGTAGGTCTGCTGGACGCCGACGTCTACGGTCCGTCCATCCCCAAAATGATGAACCTCAAGGGCAACCCGGAGCTCACTGACA ACAATCGGATGCTCCCGCTCACCAACTACGGCGTCCCCTG TATGTCGATGGGCTTCCTGGTGGACGACGACGCCCCCATCGCGTGGAGGGGCCTCATGGTCATGTCGGCCGTCGACAAGCTGCTCAGACAA GTGGAGTGGGGCCGTCTGGACTACCTGGTGATCGACATGCCTCCCGGGACGGGCGACGTACAGCTGACCGTCACGCAGAGCGTCCCCGTAGCAG GACGTCGCCCTGATGGACGCCCGCAGGGGGGCCGAGATGTTCAAGAAAGTCAACGTGCCG GTCCTGGGCCTGGTGCAGAACATGAGCGCATTCCGGTGCCCCAAGTGCCACCACGAGACGGCCATCTTCGGCTCGGACGGCGCCTCGCAGCTGGCGGACGCCTTGGGAGTCGCATTATTAG GTGA
- the dtd2 gene encoding D-aminoacyl-tRNA deacylase 2 — MADGSGCAAPVARTVVQQCLQARLQVKPPDEHQEAQWVQIERGMVVYVSFFKGATEDILPKMVSTLLNVRLCESSTGQTVSLLDLPGSLLVVPQATLGGKAKGRAMQYHHNVAKEVGLRLYARFVALCQQEVTAAGVSVRHGTYGNRQVLDLKTNGPYTHLVEF; from the exons ATGGCTGACGGAAGCGGTTGTGCGGCTCCGGTGGCCCGCACGGTTGTGCAACAATGTCTGCAGGCGAGGTTGCAGGTGAAGCCGCCGGACGAGCACCAAGAAGCGCAGTGGGTTCAG ATCGAAAGAGGCATGGTGGTCTACGTGAGTTTTTTTAAGGGCGCCACAGAAGACATCCTGCCCAAGATGG TTTCCACGTTACTGAACGTGCGTCTGTGCGAGTCTTCCACCGGCCAGACGGTTTCGTTGCTGGATCTCCCGGGCAGCCTCCTGGTGGTCCCTCAGGCCACGCTGGGGGGCAAAGCCAAAGGCCGGGCCATGCAGTACCACCACAACGTGGCCAAGGAGGTCGGACTGCGACTGTACGCCCGCTTCGTGGCCCTGTGCCAACAGGAGGTGACGGCGGCCGGCGTGAGCGTCCGGCACGGGACGTACGGGAACAGGCAGGTCCTCGACCTCAAAACCAACGGCCCCTACACGCACCTCGTGGAATTCTGA